The Crocinitomicaceae bacterium genome includes a region encoding these proteins:
- a CDS encoding ATP-dependent zinc protease, giving the protein MDLRKLMIVGNAEWCGLPHLKIPAIRARIDSGAKTSAIHAVNIQEFYKGRQQWVRFEVHPLRVHTDVSVICEAPVYDHRMVKSSTGVALPRYVIETTIEMGDERWTIQVTLANRRSMGFQMLLGRQAMTHRILINPSEDFRLTRYSRKQIKDFYNIKSWKTKKDKTSKKDSED; this is encoded by the coding sequence ATGGATTTGAGAAAACTGATGATAGTAGGTAACGCCGAATGGTGTGGGCTACCTCATCTCAAAATCCCTGCTATCAGGGCGCGCATTGATTCAGGAGCAAAAACATCTGCCATTCACGCAGTAAATATTCAGGAATTTTATAAAGGCAGGCAACAGTGGGTTCGCTTTGAAGTGCATCCATTGCGGGTTCATACTGATGTTTCTGTGATTTGTGAAGCGCCGGTTTATGATCATCGCATGGTAAAAAGTTCAACCGGAGTTGCACTACCACGTTATGTAATTGAAACCACAATTGAAATGGGTGATGAACGCTGGACTATTCAAGTTACCTTGGCTAATCGCCGAAGCATGGGATTTCAGATGTTACTTGGCAGACAGGCAATGACTCATCGCATTTTAATTAATCCTTCTGAAGATTTCAGACTGACTAGATATTCAAGAAAACAAATCAAAGATTTCTACAATATCAAATCGTGGAAAACAAAAAAAGATAAGACCAGCAAAAAAGATTCTGAAGACTAA